A window of the Gordonia humi genome harbors these coding sequences:
- a CDS encoding acetyl/propionyl/methylcrotonyl-CoA carboxylase subunit alpha, with protein sequence MSPSITQTTIKKVLIANRGEIAVRVIRAAKDAGIASVAVYAEPDADAVFVTLADEAFALGGQTSAESYLVFDKILEAAAQSGADAIHPGYGFLSENSDFAQAVLDAGLTWIGPSPQSIRDLGDKVTARHIAERAQAPMAAGTKDPVAGADEVVAFAEQYGVPVAIKAAFGGGGRGMKVAHTVEEIPELFESATREAVAAFGRGECFVEQYLDKARHVEAQVIADQHGNVVVAGTRDCSLQRRFQKLVEEAPAPFLTDDQRARIHSSAKAICREAGYYGAGTVEYLVQGDTISFLEVNTRLQVEHPVTEETAGIDLVREQFRIAEGKELHIKEDPTPRGHAFEFRINGEDAGRGFLPAPGPISVYKEPTGPGVRVDSGVVAGDVIGGQFDSMLAKLIVTGETRLQALERARRALDEFQVEGLATVIPFHRHIVSNPAFIGDGEKFDVYTKWIETDWDNPIEPYAGAEPIEDDAEPRQKVVVEVGGRRVEVSLPGDLNLGGGGGGVNGAIRKKPKARSRTKGGAKAASGDAVAAPMQGTVVKVAVAEGDTVAAGDLVVVLEAMKMENPVTAHKDGVVSGLAIEAGASVTQGTVLLELK encoded by the coding sequence GTGTCACCTTCGATCACACAGACGACCATCAAGAAGGTTCTGATCGCCAACCGCGGCGAGATCGCGGTCCGCGTCATCCGCGCCGCGAAGGACGCGGGCATCGCCAGCGTCGCGGTCTACGCCGAGCCGGACGCGGACGCCGTGTTCGTCACGCTCGCCGACGAGGCCTTCGCCCTCGGCGGTCAGACCTCGGCGGAGTCGTACCTCGTGTTCGACAAGATCCTGGAGGCCGCCGCCCAGTCGGGCGCCGACGCCATCCACCCCGGCTACGGCTTCCTCTCCGAGAACTCCGACTTCGCGCAGGCCGTCCTCGACGCGGGCCTGACCTGGATCGGTCCGTCGCCGCAGAGCATCCGCGACCTGGGCGACAAGGTCACCGCTCGCCACATCGCCGAGCGCGCGCAGGCCCCGATGGCCGCGGGCACCAAAGACCCGGTGGCCGGCGCCGACGAAGTCGTCGCGTTCGCCGAGCAGTACGGCGTCCCGGTCGCCATCAAGGCGGCGTTCGGCGGCGGCGGCCGCGGCATGAAGGTCGCGCACACCGTCGAGGAGATCCCCGAGCTGTTCGAGTCGGCCACCCGTGAAGCCGTCGCGGCGTTCGGGCGCGGCGAGTGCTTCGTCGAGCAGTACCTGGACAAGGCTCGCCACGTCGAGGCCCAGGTCATCGCCGACCAGCACGGCAACGTCGTGGTCGCGGGCACCCGCGACTGCTCGCTGCAGCGCCGCTTCCAGAAGCTCGTCGAAGAGGCTCCCGCGCCGTTCCTGACCGACGACCAGCGCGCCCGCATCCACAGCTCGGCCAAGGCCATCTGCCGTGAGGCGGGCTACTACGGTGCGGGCACCGTCGAATACCTGGTGCAGGGCGACACCATCTCGTTCCTCGAGGTCAACACCCGCCTTCAGGTGGAGCACCCGGTCACCGAGGAGACCGCGGGCATCGATCTGGTCCGCGAACAGTTCCGGATCGCCGAGGGCAAAGAGCTGCACATCAAGGAGGACCCGACCCCCCGCGGTCACGCCTTCGAGTTCCGCATCAACGGCGAGGACGCCGGCCGCGGATTCCTCCCGGCGCCCGGACCGATCAGCGTCTACAAGGAGCCGACCGGCCCCGGCGTGCGCGTCGACTCCGGCGTCGTCGCAGGCGATGTGATCGGCGGCCAGTTCGACTCGATGCTCGCCAAGCTCATCGTCACCGGAGAGACCCGTCTCCAGGCCCTCGAGCGCGCGCGTCGCGCCCTCGACGAGTTCCAGGTCGAAGGCCTGGCCACGGTCATTCCGTTCCACCGCCACATCGTCTCCAACCCCGCCTTCATCGGCGACGGCGAGAAGTTCGACGTCTACACCAAGTGGATCGAGACCGATTGGGACAACCCGATCGAGCCGTACGCCGGCGCCGAGCCGATCGAGGACGACGCCGAGCCGCGTCAGAAGGTGGTCGTCGAGGTCGGCGGTCGTCGTGTCGAGGTCTCGCTGCCGGGCGATCTGAACCTGGGTGGCGGCGGTGGCGGCGTCAACGGCGCGATCCGCAAGAAGCCGAAGGCGCGCAGCCGCACCAAGGGCGGCGCCAAGGCCGCCTCCGGCGACGCCGTGGCGGCACCGATGCAGGGCACCGTCGTCAAGGTGGCCGTCGCCGAGGGCGACACCGTGGCCGCGGGTGATCTGGTCGTGGTCCTGGAGGCCATGAAGATGGAGAACCCCGTCACCGCTCACAAGGACGGCGTCGTCTCCGGCCTGGCCATCGAGGCGGGCGCCTCGGTCACGCAGGGCACCGTCCTCCTCGAGCTCAAGTAA